A window of Syngnathus acus chromosome 17, fSynAcu1.2, whole genome shotgun sequence genomic DNA:
AGGTCAGATAATGATTTTGCATTGTATTTTAGGAGTTTCAAattattataaattaaaaatcattGCAAGAAGTTGATCAAAAACATACAGTAATGTGAGGATTGTTATCTGTcgacatgtgttgctgcaccatttgAATTCACCTATCGATTACTGAAAGTGAACCTGTTGTATGCTAACAATGTGCTAGCGAAGGCTATGTaggtttttaaaatacaaaacatgtgTGGCAATAAACAGGAGCACATATTTTGTTCACTTCCCTGTAAATTTGAAGTGTAAGATTCGACACGCTAAAGCTCTCAATTCATTAAAGCAGCATAGACCCAATCGTATCTTGAAGGAAGTCACTTACTCGAAAATAAATGGGCGTTAATTTGTTGCAGTGatgcaaatttaaaaaaaatccaattcatTTCCTCATTGCTGATCACTAATTTCTTTCCCCCTCAGTACTTTTTCATGTCTTTGAGGAACCGAGAGATGTGCTATAATCTCCTCCAGAGTGTCTGCTCACATGCTCAGGTGAGTGTGCCAAATACTGAGCGTGCATAGCGTCATAGCAAGCCattatcagattttttttttctttgaattctATTTGGGTTACAACACAGGGAGACAGCGCCAAAAGTAGCCCTCTTGGCTCCTCTGCTGAGAATGAAGCTGAGTTCAATAAGGTGAGTTTCATGTTGCTGTAGACACCTGAATGTAATGAGTTTCGGCAAGAGGAGAGTCACCATAACTCAAACATTAACATCAGACTAGAAAATTATTAAACTAGTCATAATATGTATGATTTACATGTCCAAACAGCAGGTCTCCAGTCATTCCAGCATTGACGACACTGTGGATCAGGGACAATATGGCAGAAGTCTTGATGACAACATCCTTCAATCGGCCAGTAAACCTAAGACAGGTAACGTTCATTACCTTCTTGACGATGGTCTGGATGTATCAAGTCGAGACAGTCTTGGGATGATCCTCTCCGATTTTGTTGACAAGCCGTgtattgatgatgtcattcaaaaacaacagtaacaaaaaaagtcacatgaaGTGTGTATTGCTAAAtgaaatgttcaaactgattaTATTGTTACcattacatttatattttttttaaaccagtaCATTTTTGAAGTAAGAACTCATCTGATGAGACATGTTGGTGACAAATCATATTAAATCCtattttctaaaaataacTTTGCTCCCCTTAATTCCCTGAACATTCTATCTTAGCAAGTTCCACACGAAGCATGTCTACAACAGAAGAGGCGGacaatggtgtgtgtgttagcttttaaaaaaaatttcactCACTCATCAGGAAAAGAGGAAACGTTCATGCAAATTCATTTGTCTCATCAGCGTCAACAAGGTTGTGGAAGATGATGGAGGATGCCATTATGTTCTTCTTCTCCCGACGACAAAGAGGGAACTTCAGGATGGTCTTCTTCATCTACTTGATACTGTAAGTGGTACAATTATTGACAAGTGCTTCTTTGTCTTTAAAGAGCAGTTAAACTTGAAAAGATAATGTTTTGTTGTAACTATTTCCttgcattgtgtgtgtatgcgtgcgtgtgtgtgtgcgtgtgtgtaggtTGGTCCTGCTGCTGTTGGTGTCTGGCTATATCGGGCTCAGGATGTTAGCTTTGGAGAAGCAGCTAACCTCTTTGCATGAGCTGTCCTTTCTCTACAAAGAGTAGtaagtgcacacacacacacacacacacacacacacacacacacacacacacacacacacacacacacacacacacttttttgatATTGGCTCAAACCGGTTTAAAACCATTACTGGCAAGATCAGATTAAACTGGAAGGGCATAGCTGTCTGTCTACCTGTTTGCCACTGAAGCTGAAAAAAGGCTAGTGATTACATTCCAGCAGTCACACCCAGGGGTGTTTGCAAAGTCAAAATGGCTACTGCTTGGATATGTTTTCTGCAAAGTCATCACAATGATTAGGTTGTTGAACTTGTTATCCTATGCCTGCATCACTAACTCACCtctttgttttgatattttagACATCAAGAAACATAACCAGGATCAACAACCACCAGCAGTTTACCCATGAGTCACTGTGTAATTAAGTGTTTTGCCCTTTATGACTACTGTGCCTGTGGCAGATCACAAAAGCTCAGTTTGAGAAACATAGAGGGTAGGTTTTCTTCACCCAAAGTAAGCAGTTggttaaagttttttttttatgttcagaAAGAAATGTTTGCGTCCGGGGAGAAATGAGCGCTTTTTGACTTGTAGGAGGTAAAACCTAGCCAGTAGAGGGCAGTGTTTCCGTCCTAACAATAGCATCAGCATAACGCTCGCCCTCCAGTTTAttaatttcaattcattttgtcattgtatttgttgccaaaatttgtaaataaataactttgTTACACCCTGGCTAACTTTGAAGTGTCTTATTTCCAAAACAGGAACAAACCTTTACAATGCTTGtaaagtttttctttctttgtacATAAgtgatcttttattttgttatccATAAAAAGGTCAAGATTCAGTCCCATGTATTGATTCCATTACATCATAGTCTCAGTTCAAAAAGCAacataaaattacaaatcatAATACAAAGAATAGAATAGGTAAGTACAGTAACCTTACAGTATAAACAGTCCACTAGTATTGTTCAAGTagcccccacccacccacctacTGCTTAACCCCAGGACAAAACTTAGAATTCATTAGTTGGAATCagcaataaaaaattcaaatacatgtccttttttttttcttttaaagcgCTTCAAAGACCCAATGCCATTGGTTTAGTTTTGCCCTCATATACTGTAGAATACATAGTAgatagaacaggggtgtggacctccagtcctcgggggccgcgttccaatatgtttaccctcgttaaacacacctgcgtgaaaaggtcagttcattttcacgttctgcaggagcctaacttttcacacaggtgcacttaacgagggaatcttgggaaaatatgttggaatgcggcccccgcccgaggactggagtttgacacccctgagaTAGAACATCCCACCCCATCATCACTTGCTCTGCAAAACACAATAGACATGCATACAGTTTGCACTGTTCAATTCCTCCACCCTCCAATAAATGTTCAGGGCGCGGGAAACAATAAACATCAACCCTAGTGGCGCATCAAAAAAACAGTTACATTTACACCCCATAACCCATGCGAGATGGATCCCTGAAAACACGACTCTTATCTTCTAatgctgaggaaaaaaatgtctttgaacACATGTGGCGGATCCCTGGTTTAAGGTGGTAACAGATCTCCGTGATTTCAACAACACGCACGCAATGCAAAAGGAGACGACAACCGATGAGATTCCCTGTTTGAAAGGATGAGCGATCCGAGCAGCGGCGTCACAAGTccgaaagaagaagaaaaaccaaaatgaaacaCTCTTGTCTCACGTGAACTCATTCGGGTGTACTAACTGGTCCTACAGGTTCTGCTAAAGGAAGCCTGGCCAAGTGAAGACAAGATCACACAAACTTTACATCATTATACCCTTGTTACAATAGTGCTGAACTTAAGACCTGCTTTTTTCATGCTTAATCTGACACATATATCACAGATGTGTACATATACTGTCGTACAGTACATGAGTGTTGGATGTGCAgaggtgtgcgtgcgtgtgtgtgtgtgtgtgtggtggaaCCTGCACCACACAAAGTAAGAAGGTAATGCATGGCTtgggtcagacaggaagtAGTGGGCCCCATGAGTCGACGGGCTCAAGGGCATTTGAAAATCACATGGGTAGACCCAGACACCAAcacagtggaacctccaaagtcCTGTGAAAATTGAAGTTGTGatcaaatgtgaaatgacGATTCTGTTCAACTTTGGAGGTTCCGCTGTCGTCCTGAGTTTGAACATGTCATGAAGGGCATGATGAGCTCTTGAGTTTAACGCTCGATGACACACCTTTAGTGGCTCCCGTCCACAATCCATGTTAACTTGTCTCCCCTTTGACTGTTTGCAAACGAACATGAAGGGTTGCGAAAACATCCACGCGCGCAGCTTCACAAACACTCCAGCCAACTCGTTTGCTTGTGGGAGAAAAGCAACACAGGGACAAATTACAAATCCCTGTCAGGAGGAGCAGCGAGGAGTAAAAAGGCAAAAGCTACGGTACTGCCAGGAAACATGgccagtttttgtttttgtacagtGGAGTTCGTAGTGGTGGTGGGAGGACAAAATGAAATCTCAAAGGAGTTATTAGCTGGCAGTCCGTTGGATGTCCACTGACAGATGAGTTGAGGTCTGACCAGTGTTGTAGTCCACTAAAAAGCTGGTCAAACTGTGGAGGTATTCttcatacatatacacacacacacacccaaaaaaaacacacattgatAAGTCACTAAAAATTTCCCTCACTCGCTACTAGCCAAGTCACAAGGGtgtccttcattttttttgcctctcaCACATTCGTGATATGAATATTAAGCCAAGATTTTACATCCTGGAGCACAATCATTCATTCACTTTTCAATGACATCTGTGTGCCTTTTGGAACAAAACACATagttgttactttttttttgttagaagAAAgctttcaattgtttttacttgaaATGTGAAGCTCAGTAGAACTCCCCCCACATTACCAAAACACTACACAACAGATAAATacacaatgacattttttttttttttttttttttaaatgctcaaATCTTGCACAGACTGTTATTTGAATGCAATCGTTTTAAAAAGTAACAAGTTGtttaaaagacacacagatggtgTATGTCTGAGTCACACTTTTCtcaaacattcacacacacacaccccctgGCAGCTGCAAGAGAGACTGTTGTTCCATTCTTAGGCGTGCTGTGCAGCCAGGTCCTGGTTGATGAAGCGCCGTAGCCTCTCGAGGTACTGACTGTAAAGCTCAATGTCGTTGTGACCGGCGCCCTCCACCCAGAGGGGCTCCACGGCCTTTGGGCAGCGCTCAAACAGGGCCAGGCCGTGGGAGAAGTCGATCACCTCGTCCTCGGTACCGTGGATGATGAGCACTGGAGACGGGATCTTTGACACCTTCTCGATGCTGGGTGGATTGGAGAAAAGAAACTTCAAGAAATTAAGAAACATATGCTGCTGCTGGCAAGTCAGAAATGTCCTACTAATCAATCAGACCGGTGGCATGATAAAAGTGTGAAGGCTCACTTGGGGAAGGCGTCGAAGCAGTACGTCTTCTTAGTGTCGGGGAAGGCCACCCTCATGCCGGAGGTGAGAGGAGAATGAAGCACGACGGCAGCACACTCGAAGCGTGACGCCAGGTCCACTGTGGGCACTGTGCCGATGCTTTGCCCGTATAAGATGATGTTCTCAGGGCTGATGCCGTACCTAAAACAGATGGCGGCATTTCATGAAGGCTTCTGATGATTGCGGTGTGAAATGTGCGTCGCCGCTCTTCGTGTCCATCGAATGGGGAGTGGAAAAACCTACCGAGAGCGCAAGGCATGCCAGGCGGCATCTATGTCAGCGTAAAGGTTCTTCTCTGAAGGCTTGCCAGTACTGACCCCGTAGCCTGAGTAATCGTAAGAGAATATATTGCAGTTGATGCGCGTGCCCAAGCCGATGTAGAAGCTGCTCATCTGACCCAGGTCGACTGCGTTGCCATGTGAAAACAACACGGTGAACCTGAGGGGGTAAAATGAGAGAAATTAGGGAAGGACAACCACCGGCTTAAAATATGAGgtcataataaaaaagaaaatgactacTCACCTAGCATTAGGGGCACAGCGTATGTACATGCACCCAACCTTGTTCCCTCGGGTAGACCTGGTCAGGAACACGTCGGTCACATCCAGCTCTCTCTGGGAATACTGAAATTCTGCTCTCTCCGTGAGATGCAGCTTccacctgctctcacatccaCTCCCGACCCCAGAACTACCGCCTCCTCCAGCGCTGGTGCCTCCACCACCTCCTCTGTCCCCACCGCTACCGGCACCCAACCGCGACCGTAGTCCGGGAGCTCCCAAAGAAGGGAGGGTGCTTCCGGGAGTGGAACCCGATGCAGTTCCAGCTCCAGACGCGGGATCTGGGTCAGGGAGGAGGGCGTATGTGGGCTCTGGGGGGAGGAAAGCTAATTTGGCTGCTATGCGACTGGGGCAAGGAGGGCAGCAGAACAGGCAGCATAGCTCTCGTATGGACAGACCATTCATCTTCTGCAAgaccaaatgaaaaaagtagAAACGCATTACATTTAAATCTTTCCTTATCTAACCTTATCTCGTGTCAATAGCAAAGGGATTACTGCATATAATTCCTCCACGACTTTACCTGTACTCTAAAGTCCCCGGGTCTTGGATCAGACTGGCACACAGTGGTGCCAAGGTCTTACAGTACAGTCACTGAGCCCGATGGatctttcaaaaaacaaacagaggaAAGAACATTTCGACATCAAATGTTTCAGCCACGATCAGAGGGCTGTGTTTATGACTGCTAATTTCTGTGACTAACAATGGAACATGAGCTCTAGGAGCGACAGCCGAGACAGATATGCTAATTAATCATATGCGATCACCTCTAACGTTAGCGCCTTCTGGCATAAAGCTTGCTTTTCACAGCTAAATGTGAGTGAGCGCATGACGTTTGGACGTGAACAACAATTTGCGAGTTGATGCCGAGGTACTGTCTAGAttcataagtaaataaaacagcTAGCGTTAGCAAGGCAACTAGCCAGACAGACAGCTAGCGTTAGAGGATTAGCCTGTTAGCATCGGAGCTAGCTACTTACCAATTCACGGTACGTTGTCAGAAAGGCTGCTGTGGTCCGATTTGTACGCACAAGCAGCACAACACTTCGACAGTCCtctttgtgtcttgacatgGATGGTTTTACTCAAATATACTGACGTCTTTTTGAGAGATGATGCTATCaggattaaataaatacacagctacgagatttttttttttctcttgcacTGTACAATTACATCCGGAAGTGACGTAAGGAGTGGAGCCCATCTGGAAAAATAACTTTATTGCAATGCTGCTGTGAACAATGGACACAAACGCGTTATCATATTAtactatattttattattaattatagtTATTATATctaaaacatttattaaattatatttaaacaTGTAAACTGTATAACATTAGCTGTACAACGAAAGACCagatgtattttctttttaaggaaATTGTTCAAATTGGTCATTAATCGCACGTACAAACTCTAAATCACCaatgcgagagagagagagagagagagagagagagagagagagagagagagagagagagagagagagagagagagagagagatggggggggggggggtctctttCATTGATCATTGATCCACTGCAGGACCGCGTGTATGTGTTCGTCTTGGTCTGTAAATTATGGGCTCGTGTCACTGTGCCTGCTCTGCATTGGACATTTCACCGCGCcactgtaaattaaaaaaggaatAATAGAATATATAATTCATATAATATACATCTGCACGACCAAGCAAGTGTCTGTGGCAGCTCTGTCCCTTTGCAGATAATTCGGCACAGGCTGCGAGAGAAATAAAACGGACTACAGAGAGGTGATCATCGTAATTTGATTGCAAAGACTTTCTGCAGTgggaggatttaaaaaaaaaaaaaaaacttaaactGGGCGTTTTGGAGTCGCTAATTTGGGTACACGGTGATGCTCCGGCGGCGAGGCGCAGCAACAGAAGAGGGAAGAGACAGGTGAGGTGCGGCCGATgagctgcttttcttttttctctctctccttttaATAGAGGCTCCAGATAGCCataccatccatccaacctTTTCTCCGCAGAATCCAAGGGAAGCGAACGGAGAGAGGGCGAGTGGGCGACTGGCACCTGCTCCACCTGACCCATCTGGTGCGGTGAGTGTGCCAAGCGGAGCGAATGTGAGGCACAAATGTGGTGCGTGGATGGCGTGAGCTGCAGGTACTGTACATTCTTCATGTGCGACACCGCTGCTGCATTATGCCCCCGTGGGTTGGCGATTGGAGCGAACACTTGTCATCGTCTGAACTGCCCTTTGTGTTTACTccaagttgttgttgttttttttttaatctatttcGATTCGCATGTTGTGCACTGCTGCAtcagtcatttttctttaacaTGTTGCACAGCTCTGAGTGTGAACGTTTCATGTACTGCAGTGCAAGAATTCCTGCACAAAGATTGAAATTCTGCTCGTTTGGATCATGATGGGCTTTTGCTCTTAGAAGGGTCCCCGGGGTATATTCATAGTGTGTGAGTTAGTGTTTGCTGATGGCTCCCTGGTAACAATAGTAAAGGTCAGATTTGATTATATTAATGCTAGACGACAATTGATTAGAAATGCAAATGGTGATATTTCTGCTATGCaccgattaaaaaaaaaaagcatgttaaaAAGTTTTGATATGAAAAAGTGCAATGttgttattaattttatacGCCCATGACAATCTGCAGAAAACTAATGAATAGTGAAATTGGGGGCAAATCTTTTgtccaaaacaaattaaatgactCACTCATTGCCTCCTAGCTCTTACTGAAATGACTTACTACAGCTATATGATCATTTATTTGTAGCTTTCATCATCAACCTCAATTGAATTCACCCACCGCTGCGCTTTATGTTCTTCCTCTGAGTTGAAAGGTGAAAACAAAAGGTTAGAGAGCAAATTAATAAGGGTAAACGAATGGACAGCACCGCAGAGTGGCCGTAGGAGAGAGTAATTAAGTCAGATTGCAATCTGTCACAAGGGACGGGGACGAGAGCGATGGAGAGAGATGATAACGGCGGGTGAACAAGCCTTGAGGGAAAGGACCAGCAGACAGCAGTCAGTCGGGGTGTGAATGGTGCCCCTGTTAGCGTTGACGCTCACACAGACGGCCATACAGCGGCTGTGTGAGCAGGTGCTAAGCCCCAGCACACTGCAGCAAGCTCGGACAACAACAGGTGCAGCCTCCGTTGAGCGATGTCCTGACTCACggcacacataaaaacacaaaacaccgTTAATCTGCACGCATGCAAAGGTCAGCCTGCAGTCATTAAATTAGCAAAATAACAAGACTCAAGTTCAAACAACTCTTAAATCCACTGCCAAGTTAGATCCAAAACCACATGACAATATCTaatccaaaaaaatatttaacaaaatgatgtgatcaaatttgacCAGAAAATGATACATAAAAAGCCAAGCCTCGAGGTTGCACATAAAATCGCAACGATACGCCGAACCCCCGTGAAAACAATTTCCTAAGTAGAGGCAACTATTCGTGGGAACTATTTGAAGTAATAAAGCGGAGCTGAATGCACGTAAAAGCTAACTTAGGGAGCTTTTCGAGGGTCCATGGGGACGCTTAATGAGCTCTATTGATCACATAGGACCCTATTCAATCACACACGCTAAGCCACAAACTGGGCATCTCAAGCACGGAAAAATTAGATTGGATTGCAGCGTAATATAGCTGTCTGCAAAGAGGCTAAATCAGTAGCAGATTAGCATAGGCGCGCTTGTTTTCTGGTTTTCCACGTTCCGACCAGATATTGAGTCGAGAGATTTAAGAGTTTCTCCGTTGTTGTCGTAAAGTGGATACTTTAAGCAGCAAATTGAGAAGAACGATGAATTTGCCACTCGTCGCGGTTCGAATTAGCTGCTGTTGAACCTCAAGCTAACTATTGTTACACGGTTGGATCGAGTCGTCAGAAAGCTCCTCAGACATTTAAAGTCTCATTCCCTGTGTTACGAGATCCATTTATATTCACGTGTCCTCgataaaaaatgtgagaatGATGAATCTGCTGGCTGATCGAGTTACACATTTATCCAATCGTTGGACGAGCTCCTACGGAAAACGTTCACGCCTTAACAAGGCTGTCGAAGTCTACACCTCCCAGGgtaaaaaattcaaacacagCTGGCCAAGCATCTGCTGCTTGACTTCTTCCAACAGGCTCCTCAGAGATTGGACCTCAAGGGGTTCATTCTGTAGAATTGTGAGGGCCATGCTTTCAAGCCTCACCCTAAGGCGggtattcaaaataaacccTCACATGCAAAACCTTCCCTGTGATGAGGCGTGATGCCTTTAGGCCTTTTGGGGCCTTTCAGGGCATTCTTGCAGATGTTTCAATAGGAGAGGAGAATCCTAATGGCGGCCATACTCCTTTGGGGGGGTTAACTCGGGAACATTGGTGGCTGGAATGATCCGCACTCCTCCACCACCTTTGGGAACTGAATACTTGTCAAGTGTTGCATCACTCTATCGTGCATCCATTGTCATTTCTAAGCAGCTCCTTTTCATCCCTACACCTGAGCCCCGCCGACACCCTTGCGGATTGAGGCAGAGCATTAGCCACATAAGAACGCCCTGCAGTTGTTTTCAATGCGGGACTCTCCCGTATACTTTACAACGGCCATGCATCCTTTCTTTTATGACTTGCTGCCCTCATTGATTCTTCCCCTGAGGTGcagcctcctttttttttgttgcatatcTGCACACGGATCCTCAGCACAAGCCATTAGGGCTTAACAcgggcttgtttttttttcaatttatcaCTTTAACTTTGTGCATTAtgcatgcagacacacacaaacagcaatgaACAGGTCTTTTGCAGTGTATAAGTGTTTGtttaataaaatttaaatgtgAGATGAAGCCTAAAGCTGAGCAAAAGCCTTAAAGGAAAGTCTGGTCACTCtttgaagcatttttattagtttAAATTAATGTCATGTGATTTATGGACACCATTCTTCATTCACTCAGAAAAGACAACAATCATCCAGAAATTTGCTTATCATAATCTATTAAAGAAATGGTCAGTGGTGGAAAAACCAACGGacacttttatatttttaattatcaaGTCATTATTTTGAACATATATTGTTATTTCCCTGTTGGATGGCAACCATGTGCAAATTGTagtgtttattattatacagTAGCACTTCCATATTGTATGAGAACTTTGTGATTAATACATCAATGTTAAATAATTATTCTACTAAATAATGAATTGCCTATTGGATTAACACTGCAATATTAAACAATGAAATTCTTGGTACAGACGAGCTGTCAGTTAGTGAATTCAATCATAAGAACTTCTTTAGTATTGTGTGAAAAACAGACACTTGCCTGACTGAGATAATACCCCCAAAATGAACAGTCATTTGTAAAGATGATAATAGTTCAATAGGGTTGTCAAATACTGTTCCCGGATCCAGACAAAAGGAACAAAAGATGTATTCTACTCTTAGCGGGACACAGAGTGCTTgcagaaattgcacattggCAGATTTTATTGGAGTCAACAGAACCGTCACTAGGTTTCTGAAAAGGGGGACGAggggtgagtgtgtgtgtttaagccAGAAAATGTGTACCATTATATTAACAACCTCATTACTTggtcaaaataatgcatttcaTAGTGATGGAGGCAAACATGAAGTTCCTAAAATCAATATTCCAAAGTTATGTCAAAACTAGAAATGTCACTTGCAGCAGCAATAATGTGACAAAGACTGAAAGACAGCCGGGATTTGAATACAGACAAAGTGACGAGGCTACGAGGCACAACAGAACGAGACTCGAGTGGCGAGAGGGAGCTGATTGGTCGACACAAGGAGCAGGGTTGATGAGAAATGAATTTGATAAAACATGACATAACATGAAGCAGGTTTTATTATCTGTGGCTTTTCTCTGTTATTttaagatatttttatttgctttgtcTGTTGTGAGACGCCAACAAAATTAGTTTTGTGTCACCTCTTTGCATGCAGCTGATCCTCTTATGCATGGAAAGTGAGTTGGGCGCGATGTTCCAGCTGCTTCGCCctggaaaataaagaactcGTCTAATCCGTCAACTCCTGTGATCACATAAATTGCAAATGACAAGACACTTTTTGGCTTGAATTTTGGTGAACTCAATCGACGGCCGCAgataaatcaaaacaagcgATAAGCAACCTTTTCTCTTCTTAGCTTtgtgcacaaaataaatggtGTTACTTTTCAGTCTTGCCGTATTttcatgcttttgttttctaacAAATTCAGCAAGAGCCTCAGCCAAAGGCAGGCTTTCGCTACGGCAGCTTAGCCAGAGACATTTGGAAGACTTTTTAGAAGGAGATAAAAGCGCTTCCAAGTCCTTTGTCTCTTTCCTCGCTGTACTCGAGATGCTTTTACAGCTTGACTGAAGCTTTGTTGTGGCTAATCTATCGCTTGCCTTCATCCCATCCATCCCTTCCAAACCAATGGTTGTTTTAATAATGGCTTTCCATGAAACTGAGTGAAGCTAAACATGAATTTATACCTTCGACTCCAGGAGAGGTTTTACTCGTGCATTTTGTGGTGGATAATACAAg
This region includes:
- the LOC119136964 gene encoding GRAM domain-containing protein 2B-like isoform X4, which encodes MMSLKHRKFSLDSSMLSQDATRGHCHHRGSTHLFLKKHRRSHEDVEQDIQELNQNSNGIGEKTEEGVDRIDGLIRHHSFSKHNRNFHKVFQEIPEEEKLTHTFVCSLQKEVPYHGKLFISENHVCFFSSVLLKETKVVMPTSIVTVVKKLNSALSMLSIQTADGNKYFFMSLRNREMCYNLLQSVCSHAQGDSAKSSPLGSSAENEAEFNKQVSSHSSIDDTVDQGQYGRSLDDNILQSASKPKTASSTRSMSTTEEADNASTRLWKMMEDAIMFFFSRRQRGNFRMVFFIYLILLVLLLLVSGYIGLRMLALEKQLTSLHELSFLYKEHQET
- the LOC119136964 gene encoding GRAM domain-containing protein 2B-like isoform X1 yields the protein MMSLKHRKFSLDSSMLSQDATRGHCHHRGSTHLFLKKHRRSHEDVEQDIQELNQNSNGIGEKTEEGVDRIDGLIRHHSFSKHNRNFHKVFQEIPEEEKLTHTFVCSLQKEVPYHGKLFISENHVCFFSSVLLKETKVVMPTSIVTVVKKLNSALSMLSIQTADGNKYFFMSLRNREMCYNLLQSVCSHAQGDSAKSSPLGSSAENEAEFNKQVSSHSSIDDTVDQGQYGRSLDDNILQSASKPKTASSTRSMSTTEEADNASTRLWKMMEDAIMFFFSRRQRGNFRMVFFIYLILLVLLLLVSGYIGLRMLALEKQLTSLHELSFLYKDSHTQGCLQSQNGYCLDMFSAKSSQYIKKHNQDQQPPAVYP
- the LOC119136964 gene encoding GRAM domain-containing protein 2B-like isoform X3; this encodes MMSLKHRKFSLDSSMLSQDATRGHCHHRGSTHLFLKKHRRSHEDVEQDIQELNQNSNGIGEKTEEGVDRIDGLIRHHSFSKHNRNFHKVFQEIPEEEKLTHTFVCSLQKEVPYHGKLFISENHVCFFSSVLLKETKVVMPTSIVTVVKKLNSALSMLSIQTADGNKYFFMSLRNREMCYNLLQSVCSHAQGDSAKSSPLGSSAENEAEFNKQVSSHSSIDDTVDQGQYGRSLDDNILQSASKPKTASTRLWKMMEDAIMFFFSRRQRGNFRMVFFIYLILLVLLLLVSGYIGLRMLALEKQLTSLHELSFLYKDSHTQGCLQSQNGYCLDMFSAKSSQYIKKHNQDQQPPAVYP
- the LOC119136964 gene encoding GRAM domain-containing protein 2B-like isoform X2 yields the protein MMSLKHRKFSLDSSMLSQDATRGHCHHRGSTHLFLKKHRRSHEDVEQDIQELNQNSNGIGEKTEEGVDRIDGLIRHHSFSKHNRNFHKVFQEIPEEEKLTHTFVCSLQKEVPYHGKLFISENHVCFFSSVLLKETKVVMPTSIVTVVKKLNSALSMLSIQTADGNKYFFMSLRNREMCYNLLQSVCSHAQGDSAKSSPLGSSAENEAEFNKVSSHSSIDDTVDQGQYGRSLDDNILQSASKPKTASSTRSMSTTEEADNASTRLWKMMEDAIMFFFSRRQRGNFRMVFFIYLILLVLLLLVSGYIGLRMLALEKQLTSLHELSFLYKDSHTQGCLQSQNGYCLDMFSAKSSQYIKKHNQDQQPPAVYP
- the LOC119136965 gene encoding alpha/beta hydrolase domain-containing protein 17A-like: MNGLSIRELCCLFCCPPCPSRIAAKLAFLPPEPTYALLPDPDPASGAGTASGSTPGSTLPSLGAPGLRSRLGAGSGGDRGGGGGTSAGGGGSSGVGSGCESRWKLHLTERAEFQYSQRELDVTDVFLTRSTRGNKVGCMYIRCAPNARFTVLFSHGNAVDLGQMSSFYIGLGTRINCNIFSYDYSGYGVSTGKPSEKNLYADIDAAWHALRSRYGISPENIILYGQSIGTVPTVDLASRFECAAVVLHSPLTSGMRVAFPDTKKTYCFDAFPNIEKVSKIPSPVLIIHGTEDEVIDFSHGLALFERCPKAVEPLWVEGAGHNDIELYSQYLERLRRFINQDLAAQHA